In Vigna angularis cultivar LongXiaoDou No.4 chromosome 8, ASM1680809v1, whole genome shotgun sequence, one DNA window encodes the following:
- the LOC128193768 gene encoding protein transport protein sec31-like produces the protein MGDDDTNGSKMKAEEDPPWESLVFEERRVETVASWLAVVLVARVVAGELKACSGSGDGGRLWQRWRSVVVLSKRPWVSGEGSERPDKGKGVARPTKRKRQAPKYVLRVPARLPTPAPGSSSSVGPPPTPSIQTPTLAVDPTPPPRAVHPSTTTAVDPSPPPAAHPSTTPAADPLPPPLIATPTPPPIVITPTPLPDPTSIPSSSSVPPSETVTPLGDPDSSGDDEALDPPLHDRPWIEPYGKGFIPSRVASQAITRSIKQQFLTPWPTWGAIPHDDRKPFWQRFQMKVQWKPEHETQIHRNFHMKASHRLSEMFRDARNAGQRPNWLGEHIWNSLLAHWNTVEFRNKCAKAQRNRASERGGTLHTSGSITIHEHAIRMAQALGRAVHVDEVFAQTHVRKGTNQFVDERSRKTHEDFSTRLSQVRSEHESAPTPDATSNADDDIRRTQCWIDTVGGKKKGRVYGLGCRGKTISLKPALHFTEGFCPSVNALVCPLPKASALR, from the exons ATGGGTGATGATGACACGAACGGATCGAAGATGAAGGCGGAGGAAGACCCTCCCTGGGAATCGCTGGTTTTCGAAGAGAGAAGAGTGGAGACGGTGGCGTCGTGGCTGGCGGTGGTTCTGGTAGCGCGAGTTGTCGCCGGCGAGCTCAAAGCGTGTTCTGGTTCaggcgacggtggccggctcTGGCAGAGGTGGCGGTCAGTTGTGGTGCTGAGCAAGAGACCTTGGGTCTCTGGAGAAG GTTCAGAgcgtcctgataaaggaaaaggGGTAGCAAGGCCTACAAAGAGGAAACGgcaggcaccaaagtatgtacttagggtgcctgctagaCTACCTACCCCTGCTCCCGGTAGTtcatcatctgtggggcctcctcctacccctagtATACAGACTCCTACACTAgcagtagaccctactcctCCTCCTCGTGCAGTACACCCTTCTACTACCACTGCAGTAgacccttctcctcctcctgcaGCACACCCTTCTACAACCCCTGCagcagaccctcttcctcctcctcttattgccacccccactcctccccctattgttattacccccactcctctccctgaccctacttctataccttcctcatcttctgtacctccttctgagactgtcacaccacttggtgatccagattcaagtggtgatgatgaagctcttgacccgcccctccatgatcgaccatggattgagccctatggtaaagg gtttattccatctagggttgcttcccaggccatcacacgttcaataaagcaacagtttttaactccatggcctacttggggagcaatacctcATGACGACAGAAAGCCATTCTGGCAGCGCTTTCAG atgaaggtgcagtggaaacctgaacatgaaactcagatacacagaaatttccacatgaaagcatctcatcggctgtcagagatgtttagggatgcccggaATGCAGGACAGCGCCCTAACTGGCTGGGTGAgcacatttggaactctttactggcccattggaatacagtagagttccgcaataagtgtgccaaagcccagcggaacagagcgtctgaaaggggtggcaccctgcatactagtgggtcgatcaccattcatgagcatgccattcgtatg gcacaggctctaggacgggcggtccatgttgatgaggtctttgcacagactcatgttcggaagggaactaatcaatttgttgatgaaagatctcggaagactcat gaagacttttctacgagactttcacaggttagatctgaacatgagtcagctcctacaccggatgctaccagtaatgcagatgatgacatccgtaggacGCAGTGCTGGATCGACaccgttggtgggaagaaaaagggacgagtgtatg GTCTGGGTTGCAGAGGGAAAACCATTTCTCTGAAACCTGCTCTGcattttaccgaaggcttttgcccttcggtaaatgccCTCGTCTGcccattaccgaaggcttccgcccttcggtaa
- the LOC108345042 gene encoding receptor-like protein EIX2: protein MSAYFLKSFYLLLLSLLTTGISVTLKNSGESGEAKCIERERQALLSFKHCLIDNYGMLSTWTNHHNNTDCCKWKGIHCNHQTGHVQLLDLHGNNDYTQYLRGEINVTSLIHLQYLEHLDLSYNYFHGIYIPDFMGFITNLRYLSLFHSYFSGRIPSKLGDLSQLRYLNLRHNYLWGEIPVQIGNLKLLQYLDLGGMFLSGKIPSQIGNLRKLQYLSIGCNYGEITRFDISNSLSGAIPFQIGNLPLLHTLRLGGNFDIKAEDAKWLSSLHSLTVLDLTSLHNLSSSRQWLQTISQIIPNLTELRLADCNLVDNDIQSLFHSRSSNNSISLAILDLSSNILTSSTLQLLFNISLHLREFYLPQNSISLSPSLCLNFPSLKILDLSYVRLASSMFLGNFNISSKLQELHLRSSGLIDSSFLISSTSTMNSLSSLLHIDLSNNLLRSYSIFHWLSNFTTNLRTLHLDYNFLEGSIPDEFGKSMNSLEYLSLSNNKLQGKVPSLFGSMCRLQVLDLSYNKLNGEFPSFIQNSSWCSRHIFKRLELSYNQITGKIPESIRLLSGLEVLSLNGNSFEGDVTESHLYNFSKLLWLSLSYNSLSLKFASSWIPPFRLTYLALASCKLGKTFPNWLQTQSSLITLDISDSGISDSVPEWFWNKLQTIYELNMSHNNLIGSVPNFQLKLPYRPSINLNSNKFEGKVPLFFLQASELLLSSNNFSDLFSFLCGNVTAANLATLDLSDNQIKGQLPDCWKSVDRLLFLDLSNNELTGNISISMGSLVKLEALVLRNNSLMGELPSSLKNCNKLIMLDVSENMLCGPIPSWVGESMQQLMILIMRGNHFSGNITLPLCYLKSIQLFDLSRNNLSGGIPTCVNNFTALSGNNINQTETENRVHWYNNSYYEIYSISSHSYYTFRITWMWKGVERNFANPELTLHSIDLSCNNLTGTMPREITYMLGLVSLNLSRNSFSGEIPSEIGNLRSLESLDLSRNQFNGRIPFSISQMDFLEKLDLSHNSLSGRIPLGRHLDTFDASCFEGNIDLCGEQINKSCAGDQTSVKSQEATVHGEDFIFSEALYMSLGIGYFTGFWGLLGPLLLCQPWRISYLRFLNRLIDYLLVMVEVNIAKFQK, encoded by the coding sequence ATGAGTGCTTATTTTCTCAAATCATTTTATCTTCTCCTACTTTCATTGCTTACTACAGGAATTAGTGTCACATTGAAGAACTCAGGCGAAAGTGGTGAAGCAAAGTGCATAGAGAGGGAGAGGCAAGCACTTCTCAGCTTCAAACATTGCCTAATAGATAACTATGGCATGCTGTCGACTTGGACCAACCATCACAATAATACAGATTGCTGCAAATGGAAAGGCATTCACTGCAACCATCAAACTGGTCATGTACAACTACTTGATCTTCATGGAAACAACGACTACACACAGTATTTGAGAGGTGAAATCAATGTCACTTCATTGATCCACTTGCAATATCTTGAACATCTAGATCTCAGCTATAATTATTTTCATGGGATTTACATCCCAGACTTTATGGGCTTCATCACCAACCTAAGATATCTCAGTCTCTTCCATTCTTACTTTTCGGGGAGGATTCCTTCCAAACTTGGTGATCTTTCACAACTACGCTATCTAAATCTTAGGCACAATTATCTTTGGGGAGAAATTCCTGTACAGATTGGCAATCTCAAACTATTACAGTATCTCGATCTTGGAGGAATGTTTCTTTCCGGAAAAATCCCATCTCAAATTGGGAATCTCAGAAAGCTACAATATCTCAGTATCGGATGTAATTATGGAGAGATTACAAGGTTCGATATTTCAAATTCTCTTTCCGGAGCAATCCCTTTTCAAATTGGGAATCTTCCATTGTTGCATACTCTTCGGCTGGGTGGCAATTTTGATATAAAAGCTGAAGATGCAAAGTGGCTGTCTTCTCTCCATTCCTTAACCGTTCTTGACCTCACTTCATTACATAATCTTAGCTCCTCTCGCCAGTGGCTACAAACTATTAGTCAGATCATTCCAAATTTAACAGAGTTGAGGCTAGCTGATTGTAATCTTGTAGATAATGATATTCAATCTTTGTTTCATTCTCGTTCTTCCAACAATTCCATTTCTCTTGCCATCCTTGATCTCTCTTCTAATATATTGACATCATCAACACTTCAACTCCTGTTTAACATTAGCCTTCATCTTCGAGAGTTTTATCTTCCTCAAAATAGTATTTCTTTGTCACCTTCTCTGTGTCTAAATTTTCCATCTCTTAAGATCCTTGACCTCTCTTATGTTAGACTAGCATCATCAATGTTTCTAGGTAATTTTAATATCAGCTCCAAACTGCAAGAGCTTCATCTACGAAGCAGCGGTCTTATAGATAGCAGTTTCCTTATTTCATCTACTTCCACAATGAATTCTTTGTCCTCTCTTCTCCACATTGATCTCTCCAATAACTTGTTAAGATCATACTCTATATTTCACTGGCTTTCTAATTTCACTACCAATCTTCGTACACTTCaccttgattataatttcttagaAGGTTCCATTCCAGATGAATTTGGTAAATCGATGAACTCTCTTGAATATCTTTCTCTCTCCAATAACAAACTTCAAGGAAAGGTTCCATCTTTATTTGGGAGCATGTGCAGGTTACAGGTATTAGACCTCTCATATAACAAGTTGAATGGTGAATTTCCGAGCTTCATTCAAAACTCTTCATGGTGCAGTAGACACATATTTAAGAGATTGGAGTTATCTTATAACCAAATTACTGGCAAGATACCCGAGAGCATCAGACTACTATCTGGGTTGGAGGTTCTATCTTTAAATGGGAATTCTTTCGAAGGTGATGTCACTGAATCTcatctttataatttttccAAATTACTTTGGTTATCACTGTCATACAATTCGTTGTCTCTAAAATTTGCCTCTAGTTGGATTCCTCCTTTTCGATTAACTTACTTGGCTCTAGCCTCTTGCAAGCTAGGTAAGACTTTTCCAAACTGGCTCCAAACTCAAAGTTCGTTAATCACTCTTGATATATCTGATAGTGGCATTAGTGATTCCGTTCCAGAATGGTTTTGGAATAAGTTGCAGACTATATACGAGTTGAATATGTCTCACAATAATCTCATTGGTTCAGTTCCTAATTTTCAATTGAAGCTTCCTTACAGAccatcaataaatttaaattcaaataaatttgagGGAAAAGTTCCATTATTTTTTCTACAGGCTTCCGAGCTGTTACtctcttcaaataatttttcagatttattttcattcttatgtGGAAACGTCACAGCTGCAAACTTGGCCACTTTAGATTTATCAGATAATCAAATAAAAGGTCAACTTCCAGATTGTTGGAAATCTGTTGATCGATTATTGTTTCTTGATTTAAGCAACAACGAATTGACTGGAAACATTTCTATATCCATGGGAAGTCTTGTTAAATTGGAAGCTTTGGTTCTACGAAACAATAGTTTGATGGGTGAATTGCCTTCCTCTTTGAAGAATTGCAACAAATTAATTATGCTGGATGTGAGTGAGAATATGTTGTGTGGTCCAATACCATCATGGGTTGGAGAAAGCATGCAGCAACTGATGATCTTGATCATGCGAGGGAATCACTTTTCTGGAAATATTACCCTTCCTCTGTGTTATTTGAAAAGTATTCAATTGTTTGATCTTTCAAGAAATAACTTATCAGGAGGAATTCCAACttgtgtaaataattttactgcatTGTCGGGAAACAACATCAACCAAACTGAAACTGAGAATCGTGTGCATTGGTACAATAATAGTTACTATGAAATTTATAGCATTTCCAGTCATAGTTATTATACGTTTCGCATAACATGGATGTGGAAAGGTGTGGAACGCAACTTCGCAAATCCCGAATTGACTCTTCATAGCATTGATCTCTCATGTAACAATTTAACAGGTACAATGCCAAGAGAGATTACATATATGCTCGGATTagtttctttgaatttatcAAGAAACAGTTTTAGTGGAGAAATTCCTTCCGAGATTGGAAATTTACGTTCACTTGAATCCCTTGACCTATCAAGAAATCAATTCAATGGGAGAATTCCTTTTTCTATTTCTCAAATGGATTTTCTGGAAAAATTAGACTTGTCTCACAACTCTCTTTCTGGAAGAATCCCATTGGGAAGACACTTGGATACATTTGATGCCTCTTGTTTTGAAGGAAATATTGATCTTTGTGGTGAACAAATTAACAAGAGTTGTGCTGGAGATCAGACATCAGTAAAGTCTCAAGAGGCAACAGTCCATGGAgaagattttattttctctgAGGCATTATACATGAGCTTGGGGATAGGATATTTCACAGGCTTTTGGGGTTTATTAGGGCCATTGCTACTTTGTCAACCATGGAGAATTTCTTACTTGAGATTCTTGAACAGACTGATAGACTATCTGCTTGTAATGGTTGAAGTGAACATAGCAAAGTTCCAAAAGTGA
- the LOC108345428 gene encoding uncharacterized protein LOC108345428: MSRFPFFNRSNTIHSEHSQKPYVPQSQQSLDWSGLLNRFYGSAESAKTSIRGKMVRKLCTLFESSSKKAPESESQSESKASWDSCTTTTPFRLSGTEERIVVYLTSLCGVRRTFEDCNAVRMILKGFRVWVDERDVSMDIAYREDSMPRQ; the protein is encoded by the coding sequence ATGTCGCGGTTTCCGTTCTTCAACCGGTCGAACACGATTCATTCTGAGCACTCGCAAAAACCTTACGTTCCTCAGAGCCAGCAGAGTCTGGACTGGTCCGGTTTGCTGAATCGGTTCTATGGATCCGCTGAGTCGGCGAAAACCTCAATCCGCGGGAAAATGGTGAGGAAGCTCTGTACCTTGTTCGAGTCCTCCTCGAAGAAGGCTCCAGAATCGGAGTCCCAATCGGAATCAAAAGCGAGTTGGGACTCGTGCACAACGACGACGCCGTTTCGGTTGTCCGGGACGGAGGAGCGAATCGTGGTGTATTTAACGAGCCTGTGCGGGGTTCGGCGAACATTCGAGGACTGCAACGCGGTGCGCATGATCCTGaaggggtttagggtttgggtggACGAGAGGGACGTGTCGATGGACATAGCTTACAGGGAGGACTCAATGCCACGTCAGTAA